The following are from one region of the Oncorhynchus nerka isolate Pitt River linkage group LG8, Oner_Uvic_2.0, whole genome shotgun sequence genome:
- the ndufs2 gene encoding NADH dehydrogenase [ubiquinone] iron-sulfur protein 2, mitochondrial, which yields MAGTMLRSLSKLGRPSTKLIINSNLVSPACTVLQNRQKQWQPDVEWTEHYAGAVMYPSAITEKWVPPPWNDKDAPMEKEVSNLTINFGPQHPAAHGVLRLVLELSGESVKKCDPHVGLLHRGTEKLIEYKTYLQALPYFDRLDYVSMMCNEQAYSLAVEKLLNIQAPPRAQWIRVLFGELTRILNHIMAITTHALDIGAMTPFFWMFEEREKMFEFYERVSGARMHAAYVRPGGVHQDMPLGLMDDIYEWCKNFSIRIDEVEEMLTNNRIWKNRTVDIGVVSAEDALNYGFSGVMLRGSGIKWDLRKSQPYDKYDEVEFDVPIGSKGDCYDRYLCRVEEMRQSLRIMIEALNKMPAGEIKVDDAKVAPPKRSEMKMSMESLIHHFKLYTEGYQVPPGSTYTAVEAPKGEFGVYLVSDGSSRPYRCKIKAPGFAHLAALDMMAKGHMLADVVAIIGTQDIVFGEVDR from the exons ATGGCGGGGACAATGTTGAGGTCGCTTAGCAAACTTGGACGTCCTTCAACAAAATTGATTATAAATAGTAATTTGGTCAGCCCTGCTTGCACTGTCCTGCAAAACAG GCAGAAACAGTGGCAGCCAGATGTGGAGTGGACGGAGCACTATGCTGGGGCGGTGATGTACCCCAGCGCCATCACTGAGAAATGGGTCCCCCCACCATGGAATG ATAAGGATGCTCCTATGGAGAAGGAGGTGTCTAACCTGACCATTAACTTTGGGCCCCAGCACCCCGCAGCCCATGGCGTGCTGCGTCTGGTGCTGGAGCTCAGCGGGGAGTCAGTGAAGAAGTGTGATCCCCACGTGGGCCTGCTGCACCGCGGCACAGAAAAACTCATTGAGTACAAGACCTACCTGCAG GCGCTGCCTTATTTTGACAGGTTGGACTACGTGTCCATGATGTGTAACGAGCAGGCCTACTCTCTGGCCGTGGAGAAGCTGCTCAACATCCAGGCCCCACCCCGCGCACAGTGGATCAGAG TTCTTTTCGGAGAGCTGACTCGCATCCTGAACCACATCATGGCCATCACCACCCACGCCCTGGACATCGGAGCCATGACCCCCTTCTTCTGGATgttcgaggagagagagaag ATGTTTGAGTTCTATGAGCGTGTCTCAGGGGCCAGGATGCATGCAGCCTACGTCAGACCTGGAGGAGTACACCAG GACATGCCACTGGGACTAatggatgatatctatgagtggTGCAAGAACTTCTCCATCAGAATAGACGAGGTGGAGGAGATGTTGACcaacaaccgtatctggaagaaCCGCACCGTGGACATCGGGGTTGTGTCTGCAGAGGACGCACTCAACTATGGCTTCAG TGGTGTGATGCTGAGGGGTTCAGGCATCAAGTGGGACCTGAGGAAGTCTCAGCCCTACGACAAGTATGACGAGGTGGAGTTTGACGTCCCCATCGGCAGCAAGGGAGACTGCTACGACAG GTACCTGTGCAGGGTGGAGGAGATGAGGCAGAGTCTCAGGATCATGATCGAGGCCCTCAACAAGATGCCAGCGGGAGAGATCAAAGTGGACGACGCCAAGGTGGCCCCGCCCAAGAGATCTGAGATGAAG ATGTCCATGGAGTCTCTGATCCatcactttaagctgtacacagAGGGTTACCAGGTGCCCCCCGGATCCACATACACAGCTGTAGAAGCACCCAAG GGAGAGTTTGGTGTGTATCTGGTATCTGACGGCTCCAGCAGGCCCTACCGCTGCAAAATCAAAGCTCCAGGATTCGCTCACTTG gCTGCCCTGGATATGATGGCTAAAGGACACATGCTGGCTGACGTAGTGGCCATTATTG GCACCCAGGACATTGTGTTTGGCGAAGTTGACCGTTAA
- the LOC115133509 gene encoding high affinity immunoglobulin epsilon receptor subunit gamma-like isoform X2: MGGRFQVLSALPLWLSFGSAAALVEPQICYILDAILFLYGIILTVLYCRIKMAPVTGTAKPVNAEESIYMGLSPHSADTYQTIGQKKGLH, translated from the exons ATGGGAGGCAGATTCCAGGTTCTTTCAGCTCTTCCTCTGTGGTTGAGCTTTGGCAGCGCTG CGGCCCTGGTTGAGCCTCAGATCTGCTACATCCTGGACGCCATCTTGTTTCTGTACGGTATCATCCTTACCGTGCTATACTGCAGGATCAAG ATGGCTCCGGTGACTGGGACAGCAAAGCCAGTG AATGCAGAGGAGAGCATCTATATG GGATTATCTCCTCATTCTGCAGACACCTACCAGACCATTGGTCAGAAGAAAGGATTGCACTAG
- the LOC115133509 gene encoding high affinity immunoglobulin epsilon receptor subunit gamma-like isoform X1, producing MGGRFQVLSALPLWLSFGSAAALVEPQICYILDAILFLYGIILTVLYCRIKYFPQMAPVTGTAKPVNAEESIYMGLSPHSADTYQTIGQKKGLH from the exons ATGGGAGGCAGATTCCAGGTTCTTTCAGCTCTTCCTCTGTGGTTGAGCTTTGGCAGCGCTG CGGCCCTGGTTGAGCCTCAGATCTGCTACATCCTGGACGCCATCTTGTTTCTGTACGGTATCATCCTTACCGTGCTATACTGCAGGATCAAG TATTTCCCACAGATGGCTCCGGTGACTGGGACAGCAAAGCCAGTG AATGCAGAGGAGAGCATCTATATG GGATTATCTCCTCATTCTGCAGACACCTACCAGACCATTGGTCAGAAGAAAGGATTGCACTAG